In Candidatus Margulisiibacteriota bacterium, the sequence CGGGTTTATCGTTAACAGAGTCTTGTTCTCTATGCTTAACGAAGCCTTTGACCTTGCATATAACAAGACGGCTGATATCGAGAGCATTGATAAAGCGATAAAGCTCGGACTTTCTCATCCGATGGGGCCGTTCAAGCTTGCAGACTTTATCGGGCTTGATATCTGCTATTCGATACTATCTTCTCTTGAAAAAAGCACGCAAGATCCCAGGTTCAAGCCCTCGCAGATATTGGCGGAGAAGTTTGCAAAAGGCGAGTTTGGCAGAAAAACAGGAAGAGGATTTTATGAATATTAAAAAAGCGGTCAGAAAGATAGCGGGGTTCCTTCCATCTCAATTAAGCGTCATGGCTTACAGGATGATCGGCGCAAAGATCGGCAGGAACGTTAAGTTGGGACGGGGCTGCGATATTGCGGCCTTAAGCATTGAGATAGGGGATGATGCGGTCATCGGGGAGTCAAGCAGGATAAAATGCCTCAGATTAAAGATTGGAAGGAACACTCTTATCGGCAGGGATGCCGACATGAGGGTTGCAGGAGACCTGTCAATCGGTTCAAATTCGGTGTTCAAAGACGGGATGAAGGCTTATTGCAGAGAGCTGATCATAGGTGACCATATGTATTCATGCGACGCGGTCGACTACGGCTACAGCAGTTCGTCGCATGAGTCCAGGATCAGAATAGGTGACCATTGTTTTGTGGGGTCGCGCACGGTGATCAATGCCGAAAGAGAGGTCACCATCGGAAATGATGTGGGCATCGGCTCGGAGGTGATGATATGGACCCACGGAAGCTGGCTGCCGGTGCTAAAAGGATTCCCGGCAAACTTTGCCGGTGTCAAGATCGGAAGCAGGGCCTGGATCCCTTCACGGGTCGTGATACTTCCGGGTGTTGAAATAGGTGATGATGTCGTTATCAGCATCAATTCCGTTGTAAATAAAAAGATACCTTCCGGATCTTTGGCTGCCGGCAATCCCGCGCAGATCGTAAAGGAGTCTTTCTTTCCCAGAGAATACAACGCTGACAGGAAGACAGCCGTTATAAAAGCGGTCTTAGAGGATTATTCAGTGCTGCTTTCTGATAAAGGGCTGACCGCGGATGCCGGCCTGCTGCACCCCGGCGCAATATGGAGCAGGTCTTTTGAAAAGAACAAATATACTTTGATCGTGACCATGGGGCAAGCGGCAAGCGCGGCGGGCAGCACTACCGTATATGACATTGACAGCATGACTATGTCGGGCTCCAGCAATAAATATTCCGAGGACCTCAGGGACTATTTAAGAAAAAGGGGCATCAAGTTCTTTACCGATAAAAGGTTTGTTTCGATAATGCCTTTGGACTTTAAGAAACTGGAGCAGATCTGATGAGAAAGATATGCGTGGTCACCGGAAGCAGATCGGAATACGGACTTTTGAAGCCGGTGATAGAAAAGATATCAAAAGAAAAGAATTTGAGGCTGCAGCTGGCCGTGTGCGGGATGCATTTTTCAAGGAAGCACGGCCTTACATACAGGATCGTTGAAAAGGATTTTCCAAAGCATGTCGTCAGAGCGCCGTTTGTCATGAAGGGGGATTCCGGTTTTGATATGTCCATGGCGGTGGGAGAGGGGATAAAACAATTTTCCGGACTTTTTAAAAGGATCAAACCTGATATCCTGCTGGTTTTGGGGGACAGGATGGAAATTTTGTCAGCGGCAACGGCAGCATTATATATGAACATCCCCATTGCCCATATGCACGGAGGAGACAGGGGCTTTGGGTGCGTGGATAATCAGGTCAGGGATGCTGTGACAAAGATGTCAAGCCTTCATTTTGCCGCTACCAAAAAGAGCGCAAAAAGGATAATAAAAATGGGGGAAGAGCCTGAAAGAGTGTTTGTGACGGGAGCTCCCGGACTGGATGCGATAAAACATTCAAAACTTCTTTCCAAACCGGAGCTCTTTAATAAGTACGGGCTGGACGCTCATCAGCCTCTGCTGATCGCTTTACAGCATCCTGTAACGACGGAGACCGGATCGGCAAGAGGACAAATGAAGGAGACAATGGATGCTTTGACTACGGTCGGGCTGCAGACGATCGTACTTTATCCCAACAACGATGCAGGCGGAAGGCAGATGATAGATGTCATAAATTCATACAAGGGAAAAGAGATATTTAAGATATTTACAAATGTTGAGAGAACGGACTACCTTAGCATGTTAAAACATGCAAATGCGCTGGTGGGAAATTCCAGCTCAGGGATCATAGAGACCCCTCTGTTCGGCATCCCTGTGGTCAATATCGGATCAAGACAAAAAGGAAGAGAAAGGAGCACAAATATTATAGATGCCGGGAGCAGAAAAGCCCTTATTGTTAGAGCCATAGCAAAAGCGCTCCGCGACAGGGCGTTTATTTCTTTGGCAAAAAAATGCAAAAACCCATACGGGGACGGGCGCGCGGCGCAGCGCGCGGTAAAAATATTAAAAGATATCAAGCTTGACAAAAAACTTTTACAGAAAGAGATCGATCGATGATACAGGAGAAAAAAATGAAAGCGGTTGTATTCGGCTCCGGGGGGCACGGAAAAGTGGTCCTTGATATCCTGCTTGAATCGGGAGTTGATGTCAAAGGTTTTATTGACGATGATGTATCAAAACACGGTGCTGTCATAAACGGCAAAAAGATCCTTGGAGGATGGGACTATCTTATGAATAACAAGGGTGTGAAAATAGCTCTTGGGATCGGCAATAATAAGATAAGGGCGTCTGTGTTTGAAAAAGCAAAAGAACTTGGGATCGAAGTCGTTAACGCCATACATCCCAAAGCAGTGGTCTCAAGGTCGGTAAAGCTGGCCCGGGGGATCGTAATAATGCCGGGAGTTGTGGTGAGCACGGATACCGCGATAGAGGACGGGGTCTGCGTCAATACATGCGCTTCCGTTGACCATGACTGCCGTCTTAAACAGTTCTGCCATATCTGGCCGGGCGCAAATCTTGCCGGTGCCGTGGAGGTGGGAGAATATTCTTATGTTGGAACAGGTGCATCGGTGATACAGAATCTCAAGATCGGAAATAATGCGATGATAGGTTCCGGAGCGGCAGTGATAAGCAATATTCCTGACAGAGCAACCGCGGTAGGGGTTCCGGCAAAAGTGATCAAGGAGGCAAAATAATGGCGGATAAGCCGGTCAAGAACGTGACAGCCTCGCTGGAGGCGTCAATAAAAGATGTGATGAGAGTGATAGACCATTCCGGTCTGCGCGTTGCCTACATAATAGATGAAGGCGGAAAGCTTGCCGGAGCGGTAAGCGACAGCGAGATCAGAAAAGCGGTTCTTAAAGGACACGACATAAAAAAACCGGTAAGGGACATAATCAATACCGATCCGGTGGTGCTGACCCACGATGAAGCAAAAAGCGAGTACAGCTCTATGAAAAAAATAAGAAAACTTATCAAGAGGATGCCTGACAGCAGGTTCATTCTTGCCCTTGATAATAACGGAAAGCCTTCAAAGCTGCTTCCTGCTGCCGCTCCTCTGGCAAAGGATTCTAAAGTCAGGGACGCAAATAACGGAAAACATGTGCTGGTGGTGGGCGGCGCGGGATATCTTGGCTCTGTTCTGGTAAGGCAATTGCTGAAGCGCGGTTTCAAAGTCAGGGTCCTGGATATCCTGATGTACGGAGAGGCGCCGTTAAAGGAACTGGAGAAAGACAAAAACTTTGAACTTGTTGCGGGCGATATGAGAAATATCTCAACGCTTGTCATGTGTCTTGACGGAATAGACTCTGTCGTTAATCTTGCCGCGATAGTGGGAGACCCCGCATGCAAGGATAAGCCCGAAGCCGCAATAGAGACTAATTTTCTTGCCAACAAGGCTCTTGCGGAAGCCTGCAAATACAATCAGATAAACAGATTTATCTATGCCTCAACATGCAGCGTGTACGGAAGCATGGAAGGCGACAAATTGCTTACTGAAGAGTCGCCTCTTAATCCCGTCTCTCTCTATGCCAGGTCCAAGATACAGTCCGAAGAAGGGATACTGGCAATGGAAGACGAGAACTTTGCTCCCGTAATACTTAGGATGAGCACTCTTTACGGGTATTCGCCCAGGATGCGTTTTGACCTGGTTGTGAATACGATGACCAAGACAGCCGTAGCCGAAAAGAAGATCTTTGTTCACGGGGGGGGCACGCAGTGGAGGCCTCTGCTGCATGTGGCAGACGCGGCAGCTGCTTATGTTAAATGTCTGGACGCTCCGTTAAAGAAGATAAAGGGGCAGATCTTTAATGTGGGGTCGGAAAAACTTAATATCCAGATACGGGATATAGCAAAAGCGGTTAAGACCCAGGTCCCGCAGGCCGATGTGATAATGGAAGGGGACACGACCGATCCAAGAAATTATTTCGTTTCTTTTTCAAAGCTGAATAAAAAGCTCAGGTTCTCTATAGCTCAAAAGCTGGATACATCAATAGAAAGGATGAAAGATGCGCTGACAAGCGGCGAAATAAAAAATGCGAACGATCCCAAATACTACAATGTGGAGTATAACCAATGAAGAATTCTAAGCTGCCGGCATTTTTAGGTGGAGAGCCGTTCTTTAAGGAGCCCGTGCCCATAACGCTGCCTACGCTTCCGGACCCCAAAGATCTGTTTGAAAGATATTCAAAGATCATAAGCAGCAGGATGCTGACCAACGCGTCCACCGTTCGGGAATTTGAGGCGATGTCGGCCGAATACCTTGGTGTCAAATATGCCGTTGCCCTGAACAGCTGCACCAGCGGCCTAATGCTTTCGATGAAGATATTCGGCCTTAAGGGCGAAGTGATCCTGCCCAGCTTTACATTTCACGCAACTGCTCACTCTGTAGTGTGGAACGGCTTAAAACCCGTGTTTGTTGATTGTGACGCGGAAACATATAATATCGATCCCGCGCAGGTGGAAAAAGCGATAACTCCTCAAACATCGGCTATCCTGGGAGTGCATCTTTTTGGAAACCCCGCAAATGTTGAAGAGCTTGAAAGGATCGCTAAAAAACATAAGTTGAGATTGATGTTCGATGCAGCCCATGCTTTCGGATCAAAGAGGAACGGAAAGAATACAGGCGGTTTTGGAGATGTGGAATCGTTCAGCCTTAGCCCCACAAAGCTTTTGACAGCTGGGGAAGGCGGGATGGCTACCACCAACAACAAGGAGCTTGCCGATGCTTTGAGGGTCGCCAGGAACTACGGGGACAGCGGTGATTATGATTGTGCCTTTGCCGGGTTCAACGCAAGAATGAGCGAGGTCAACGCTTTGATGGGTATAGAGACGCTGAAGATGATCGAAAAGAATGTTGTAAGAAGAAATGAGATTGTAAAGCTCTATAAGGATAGACTATCCCGTATGCAGGGAATAAGCTTTCAGTCCATCGATCCAAAGGACAGGAGCACATTCAAAGACTTTTCCATCTATATTGACGAGAAAGTATTCGGCATGACTCGGGATGAGCTCTATGACGCTCTCCTTAAAGAAAATATCATCGTTAAGAAATATTTTTATCCTCCGGTCCACGCCCAGAAAGCCTACAAGAACATAAAGCAGGCAA encodes:
- a CDS encoding NAD-dependent epimerase/dehydratase family protein gives rise to the protein MADKPVKNVTASLEASIKDVMRVIDHSGLRVAYIIDEGGKLAGAVSDSEIRKAVLKGHDIKKPVRDIINTDPVVLTHDEAKSEYSSMKKIRKLIKRMPDSRFILALDNNGKPSKLLPAAAPLAKDSKVRDANNGKHVLVVGGAGYLGSVLVRQLLKRGFKVRVLDILMYGEAPLKELEKDKNFELVAGDMRNISTLVMCLDGIDSVVNLAAIVGDPACKDKPEAAIETNFLANKALAEACKYNQINRFIYASTCSVYGSMEGDKLLTEESPLNPVSLYARSKIQSEEGILAMEDENFAPVILRMSTLYGYSPRMRFDLVVNTMTKTAVAEKKIFVHGGGTQWRPLLHVADAAAAYVKCLDAPLKKIKGQIFNVGSEKLNIQIRDIAKAVKTQVPQADVIMEGDTTDPRNYFVSFSKLNKKLRFSIAQKLDTSIERMKDALTSGEIKNANDPKYYNVEYNQ
- a CDS encoding acetyltransferase, whose protein sequence is MKAVVFGSGGHGKVVLDILLESGVDVKGFIDDDVSKHGAVINGKKILGGWDYLMNNKGVKIALGIGNNKIRASVFEKAKELGIEVVNAIHPKAVVSRSVKLARGIVIMPGVVVSTDTAIEDGVCVNTCASVDHDCRLKQFCHIWPGANLAGAVEVGEYSYVGTGASVIQNLKIGNNAMIGSGAAVISNIPDRATAVGVPAKVIKEAK
- a CDS encoding DegT/DnrJ/EryC1/StrS family aminotransferase, yielding MKNSKLPAFLGGEPFFKEPVPITLPTLPDPKDLFERYSKIISSRMLTNASTVREFEAMSAEYLGVKYAVALNSCTSGLMLSMKIFGLKGEVILPSFTFHATAHSVVWNGLKPVFVDCDAETYNIDPAQVEKAITPQTSAILGVHLFGNPANVEELERIAKKHKLRLMFDAAHAFGSKRNGKNTGGFGDVESFSLSPTKLLTAGEGGMATTNNKELADALRVARNYGDSGDYDCAFAGFNARMSEVNALMGIETLKMIEKNVVRRNEIVKLYKDRLSRMQGISFQSIDPKDRSTFKDFSIYIDEKVFGMTRDELYDALLKENIIVKKYFYPPVHAQKAYKNIKQANKLDNTVRITDRVFSLPLYSHIEEDTVRDICCVLQNIYDHKNGKK
- a CDS encoding DapH/DapD/GlmU-related protein: MNIKKAVRKIAGFLPSQLSVMAYRMIGAKIGRNVKLGRGCDIAALSIEIGDDAVIGESSRIKCLRLKIGRNTLIGRDADMRVAGDLSIGSNSVFKDGMKAYCRELIIGDHMYSCDAVDYGYSSSSHESRIRIGDHCFVGSRTVINAEREVTIGNDVGIGSEVMIWTHGSWLPVLKGFPANFAGVKIGSRAWIPSRVVILPGVEIGDDVVISINSVVNKKIPSGSLAAGNPAQIVKESFFPREYNADRKTAVIKAVLEDYSVLLSDKGLTADAGLLHPGAIWSRSFEKNKYTLIVTMGQAASAAGSTTVYDIDSMTMSGSSNKYSEDLRDYLRKRGIKFFTDKRFVSIMPLDFKKLEQI
- the neuC gene encoding UDP-N-acetylglucosamine 2-epimerase, with product MRKICVVTGSRSEYGLLKPVIEKISKEKNLRLQLAVCGMHFSRKHGLTYRIVEKDFPKHVVRAPFVMKGDSGFDMSMAVGEGIKQFSGLFKRIKPDILLVLGDRMEILSAATAALYMNIPIAHMHGGDRGFGCVDNQVRDAVTKMSSLHFAATKKSAKRIIKMGEEPERVFVTGAPGLDAIKHSKLLSKPELFNKYGLDAHQPLLIALQHPVTTETGSARGQMKETMDALTTVGLQTIVLYPNNDAGGRQMIDVINSYKGKEIFKIFTNVERTDYLSMLKHANALVGNSSSGIIETPLFGIPVVNIGSRQKGRERSTNIIDAGSRKALIVRAIAKALRDRAFISLAKKCKNPYGDGRAAQRAVKILKDIKLDKKLLQKEIDR